One window from the genome of Atribacterota bacterium encodes:
- a CDS encoding SDR family NAD(P)-dependent oxidoreductase — protein MRLKNLTAIVTGGGTGIGKGVSLRLAREGANLVIVGVDIVKSDCNQYFSKNIGGYTAAKKIVKFLIEKGFRALAIEADVTKEEQVKKMIDETVKNFSTVDILVNCAGVISFRLIENLTLQDWDHIIEVNLKGTYITNKAVVAQMRKQGKGKIINFSSESGKKGEIGLSHYCASKWGVIGFTKALAIELAKEKITVNAICPGVVETQMWNEISQKLAKNGETEKQSFYRIVKTNYPQGALQTVEDMAEAVVFLSVSDHITGEALSIDGGSTI, from the coding sequence ATGAGACTAAAGAACTTAACTGCCATAGTAACAGGAGGAGGAACAGGGATTGGTAAAGGTGTATCACTGCGATTAGCAAGAGAAGGGGCCAACCTTGTAATTGTGGGAGTAGATATTGTTAAATCAGATTGCAACCAGTATTTTAGTAAAAACATTGGAGGATATACAGCCGCAAAGAAAATTGTTAAATTTTTGATAGAAAAAGGCTTTAGGGCGCTGGCAATAGAAGCAGACGTAACAAAAGAAGAACAAGTAAAAAAGATGATTGATGAAACAGTAAAAAATTTTAGTACTGTTGATATTCTAGTAAATTGTGCAGGAGTAATATCTTTTAGACTCATCGAGAACCTCACTCTCCAAGATTGGGATCATATTATTGAGGTGAATTTAAAGGGAACATATATAACCAATAAAGCTGTAGTTGCTCAGATGAGGAAGCAAGGCAAGGGTAAAATTATTAATTTTTCATCAGAATCTGGGAAAAAAGGAGAAATTGGATTATCACATTATTGTGCATCAAAATGGGGCGTTATTGGTTTTACTAAGGCGTTAGCAATAGAACTTGCTAAGGAAAAAATAACTGTTAATGCAATTTGTCCTGGTGTTGTTGAAACGCAAATGTGGAATGAAATAAGTCAAAAGCTTGCAAAAAATGGTGAAACCGAAAAGCAAAGTTTTTATAGAATTGTAAAGACAAATTATCCTCAAGGAGCATTGCAGACAGTTGAAGATATGGCTGAAGCAGTAGTTTTTCTTTCAGTTTCTGATCATATTACTGGTGAAGCCTTGAGTATTGACGGTGGTTCAACGATATAA
- a CDS encoding alpha-ketoacid dehydrogenase subunit beta yields the protein MRILTYREAIIEALKEEMERDPSIFIMGEDIGEHWQGSVKEFEGLWPKFGAERIRETPISETAFLGCAIGAAMTGMRPIANVMFASFLGVPMDEIFSQVTKMRYMFGGKTKMPVTIMCLSGGGMNAAAQHSVCLEGMLMSVPGLKMVSPSTPYDAKGLLKSAIRDDNPVIFFQNLFLTISGFKGEVPENDYTIPLGEAVIRNEGDDVTVVAIGNMVHTALSAAGKLKQENISLEVVDPRCMAPLDEKTIIESVKKTGKIVILDEEPKIGSAASEIAAIIAEQAIEYLDAPVKRVCAPNTPIPFSPPLEKYWLPDENKLIEAIHSII from the coding sequence ATGAGAATATTAACTTATAGGGAAGCGATAATTGAAGCACTAAAAGAAGAGATGGAAAGAGATCCATCCATATTTATTATGGGGGAAGACATAGGAGAACACTGGCAGGGATCAGTAAAAGAATTTGAAGGATTATGGCCAAAATTTGGTGCAGAAAGAATTAGGGAAACGCCTATCTCTGAAACTGCATTTTTAGGATGTGCCATTGGAGCTGCGATGACCGGTATGAGGCCAATAGCTAATGTCATGTTTGCTAGTTTTCTTGGTGTGCCTATGGATGAAATATTCAGTCAAGTTACCAAGATGCGTTATATGTTCGGGGGTAAAACAAAGATGCCAGTCACAATTATGTGTCTTTCTGGTGGTGGGATGAATGCTGCAGCTCAGCATTCAGTTTGTTTAGAAGGAATGTTAATGAGTGTACCAGGATTAAAAATGGTTTCACCATCTACTCCCTATGATGCTAAAGGGTTATTAAAATCAGCAATTAGGGATGATAATCCTGTTATTTTTTTCCAGAATTTATTTCTAACTATTAGTGGTTTTAAAGGTGAGGTTCCAGAAAATGATTACACTATTCCACTAGGAGAAGCAGTAATCAGGAATGAAGGTGATGATGTGACTGTTGTTGCCATAGGAAATATGGTTCATACAGCACTTTCTGCTGCAGGTAAACTCAAACAAGAAAATATTAGTTTAGAAGTAGTTGATCCAAGATGTATGGCACCACTCGATGAGAAAACAATAATTGAATCAGTTAAGAAAACAGGGAAAATAGTTATATTAGATGAAGAACCAAAAATAGGAAGTGCAGCTAGTGAGATTGCGGCAATAATTGCTGAACAAGCAATAGAATATCTTGATGCACCAGTTAAGAGAGTGTGTGCACCAAATACCCCGATTCCATTTAGCCCGCCACTTGAAAAATACTGGTTACCAGATGAGAACAAACTTATTGAGGCTATACATTCAATAATATAA
- a CDS encoding thiamine pyrophosphate-dependent dehydrogenase E1 component subunit alpha, whose amino-acid sequence MKLNKEQLLDMFSKMVLIRQFETRVKKSFADGDIPGFIHLSAGQEAIAVGCITNLREDDYIVSHHRGHGHLIAKGGNINFMMAELYGKKTGYCKGKGGSMHLADMDINMLGAHGIVGSTVTISTGAGLSAKLRKSGQVTLCFLGDGASNTGRFHEGINLAAIWDLPIVIIIENNFYAEATSIFYSTRLKKLSDRAIAYGIPGETIDSNDVLEIYEKVGKAIDRARKGKGPSLIEIQTYRHFGHEEGDTETYKKKSEIEAWLKKEPIELLKRRLIKDGILTEKEAERINQKMKNEVEEAVKFAKESPYPEPEETLEDVYA is encoded by the coding sequence ATGAAACTCAACAAAGAACAACTTTTAGATATGTTTAGTAAAATGGTTTTGATAAGGCAGTTTGAAACAAGAGTAAAAAAATCGTTTGCTGATGGGGATATTCCTGGTTTTATTCATTTATCTGCAGGTCAGGAAGCTATTGCAGTTGGATGTATTACAAACCTTAGAGAAGATGACTATATTGTAAGCCACCATCGAGGTCATGGTCATTTGATTGCTAAAGGTGGCAATATTAATTTTATGATGGCTGAATTATATGGGAAAAAGACTGGTTATTGTAAGGGGAAAGGTGGTTCCATGCACCTTGCTGATATGGATATTAATATGTTGGGTGCACATGGTATTGTCGGTTCCACAGTGACAATTTCAACCGGTGCTGGTCTTTCAGCAAAATTAAGAAAAAGTGGCCAAGTTACTCTATGTTTTCTTGGCGATGGTGCATCAAATACTGGAAGATTTCATGAAGGAATTAATTTAGCTGCCATATGGGACCTACCCATTGTAATTATTATTGAAAATAATTTTTATGCGGAGGCTACCAGTATTTTTTATTCCACTAGATTAAAAAAACTTTCTGATAGAGCTATTGCATATGGAATTCCAGGAGAAACTATTGATAGCAATGATGTATTGGAAATATATGAAAAAGTTGGAAAGGCAATAGATAGAGCTCGAAAGGGCAAAGGACCATCACTTATAGAAATTCAGACCTATAGACATTTTGGTCATGAAGAGGGTGATACGGAAACCTATAAAAAGAAATCTGAGATTGAAGCATGGTTAAAAAAAGAACCAATTGAATTATTAAAAAGACGACTAATTAAGGATGGTATTTTAACTGAAAAAGAAGCTGAAAGAATTAATCAAAAAATGAAAAATGAGGTGGAAGAAGCTGTTAAATTTGCAAAAGAAAGTCCATATCCGGAACCTGAAGAAACGTTAGAAGATGTTTATGCTTAA
- a CDS encoding extracellular solute-binding protein: protein MKKVNIITLFLIVSFLLFTLSSSAQNPEDEWLVEAAKPYKGVTLHMIGEALPPLDALKQKSVEFTELTGIKVEFEMFAMDEADEKAIADYVAGTGIYDITMTSNSTVSRDAENGWLEPVETFIDNKKITSPNFYIGMDISNLEWLNGNFEYKGKLYGLPFSFHTLIYDWRVDLFEHPEEREKFKAKYGYELPVPAINMDQLRDLSEFFTRKKGEKLADEILDHDVYGITLCGKRHIATVFNFKNVLSAFNGKIIDAPTGFDYGPVVINSEEAIRALIYYKDLYDNFCPPGSDTYTWDEQLAAMQSGLAVQTLLWADACYAISEDPSQSRVVGKVAYSGMPIAARKTTNLNGWALCIPSASKNKEAAWLFLQWTQRKEVQAEIMANGSISLSDSAYQDPKVYKLTYAPSHYFITHARILELDGKKAFREPGSAWGLPKEYAETPDPLTGELFPAAFDQPRFPEAVVIDDILARYINGCLVGQYEPKVALDKAAEEIKNKIPKLKDF from the coding sequence ATGAAAAAAGTTAATATTATTACTCTATTTTTAATTGTATCTTTTTTATTGTTTACTTTGTCTTCTAGTGCTCAAAATCCAGAAGATGAATGGCTGGTAGAAGCGGCAAAACCTTATAAAGGGGTAACATTACATATGATTGGAGAAGCCTTACCCCCCCTAGATGCTTTAAAGCAGAAGTCAGTAGAGTTTACAGAACTTACCGGTATAAAAGTAGAATTTGAAATGTTTGCCATGGATGAAGCAGACGAAAAGGCTATAGCTGACTATGTAGCAGGAACAGGTATTTATGATATAACTATGACTAGCAATAGTACTGTATCTAGAGATGCGGAAAATGGTTGGTTAGAACCGGTAGAAACTTTTATAGATAACAAAAAAATTACAAGTCCCAATTTTTATATCGGAATGGATATTAGTAATCTAGAGTGGTTAAATGGTAATTTTGAGTATAAAGGTAAGTTATATGGCTTACCATTCTCTTTTCATACCCTGATCTATGATTGGAGAGTTGATCTTTTTGAACATCCAGAAGAGAGAGAAAAGTTTAAAGCTAAATATGGTTATGAATTACCGGTTCCAGCAATCAACATGGATCAACTAAGGGATTTATCTGAATTCTTTACTAGGAAAAAGGGAGAAAAATTAGCAGATGAAATTCTGGATCATGATGTATATGGAATTACATTATGTGGTAAAAGGCATATTGCCACTGTATTTAATTTTAAAAATGTTTTATCTGCCTTTAATGGAAAAATAATTGATGCACCAACAGGATTTGATTATGGGCCAGTTGTAATCAACTCAGAAGAAGCAATAAGAGCCCTAATTTACTATAAAGATTTGTATGATAATTTCTGTCCTCCTGGAAGCGATACTTACACTTGGGATGAACAATTAGCAGCTATGCAGTCTGGGCTTGCTGTGCAGACTTTATTATGGGCAGATGCCTGCTATGCTATTAGTGAAGACCCTTCTCAATCGAGGGTTGTGGGAAAGGTTGCTTATAGTGGTATGCCAATTGCTGCTCGTAAAACTACCAATTTAAATGGTTGGGCTTTGTGTATACCATCAGCATCTAAAAATAAAGAAGCTGCTTGGCTTTTCTTGCAATGGACCCAACGTAAAGAGGTTCAGGCTGAAATAATGGCTAATGGGAGTATCTCTTTATCTGATTCGGCATATCAAGATCCTAAAGTTTATAAACTTACTTATGCACCATCACACTATTTTATTACCCATGCCAGAATTTTAGAGCTTGATGGTAAAAAAGCTTTTAGAGAACCAGGAAGTGCATGGGGTTTACCTAAAGAGTATGCTGAAACACCAGATCCCTTAACAGGTGAATTATTTCCGGCAGCCTTTGACCAGCCAAGATTTCCTGAAGCTGTAGTTATTGATGATATTTTAGCAAGATACATAAATGGATGTCTTGTCGGGCAATATGAACCAAAGGTTGCTCTCGATAAAGCTGCTGAGGAAATAAAGAACAAAATACCTAAATTAAAAGATTTTTAA
- a CDS encoding ABC transporter ATP-binding protein: protein MAKIMLEEVTKTFGENNVINDLTFTCNDGEFFVILGPSGAGKTTIMNLIAGLEEPTKGFIYLNDKVINNVEPRHRNIAYAFENYSLYPHLNVYENICFSLKSPIRKDKFSKEEIDMLVNEIAIQFQIKELLNRSITQLSGGQRQRVALARALIRKPEVYLLDEAIAHLDAKLKHLTRAILKGFQRQKRITTLYATPDQLEAVALGDRIAIINHGILQQLDTPEKIYKYPNNLFVARLFGEPAINTFPGELYSKDENILININGTPLVLPDNAKEQLCTKNIGSQVIVGIRPIDISIIREVDINKYSNIGIGEIKLIEYFGDSFIYSIKLNGFSFKIKSDQELDVKINKKVNLHFNMDNILIFDEGTEKRIWP from the coding sequence ATGGCCAAAATTATGTTAGAAGAAGTTACCAAAACATTTGGGGAAAATAATGTAATTAATGATTTAACTTTTACGTGTAATGATGGTGAATTTTTCGTTATTCTAGGACCTTCCGGTGCTGGAAAAACAACAATTATGAATTTAATAGCAGGCTTAGAGGAACCAACAAAAGGTTTTATATATCTTAATGATAAAGTTATCAATAATGTTGAGCCAAGACATAGAAACATTGCTTATGCCTTTGAAAATTACTCATTATATCCACATTTAAATGTATATGAAAATATTTGTTTTTCATTGAAGTCTCCTATAAGAAAAGATAAATTTTCCAAAGAGGAAATTGATATGCTTGTGAATGAAATAGCAATTCAATTTCAAATAAAAGAGCTGCTTAACAGGAGTATTACCCAGCTTTCAGGAGGTCAAAGACAAAGGGTTGCTTTAGCTAGAGCATTAATTAGAAAGCCCGAAGTTTACCTTCTTGATGAAGCAATTGCTCATTTAGATGCAAAGCTAAAGCATTTAACTAGAGCTATTTTAAAAGGATTTCAAAGACAAAAAAGAATAACAACCCTATATGCAACCCCTGATCAGCTTGAAGCCGTTGCTTTAGGGGATAGAATTGCAATTATTAATCATGGTATTTTACAGCAATTAGATACTCCTGAAAAAATTTATAAATACCCTAATAATTTATTTGTTGCCAGATTATTTGGTGAACCTGCAATAAATACCTTTCCAGGAGAATTGTATTCTAAAGATGAGAATATACTAATCAATATAAATGGAACGCCTCTGGTTTTACCTGATAATGCTAAAGAACAATTATGTACAAAAAATATAGGATCTCAGGTAATTGTGGGAATTAGACCAATTGATATTTCCATAATAAGAGAAGTAGATATAAATAAATATTCAAATATTGGTATTGGGGAAATTAAATTGATTGAATATTTTGGTGATAGCTTTATCTACTCAATAAAATTAAATGGATTTTCTTTTAAAATCAAATCAGATCAAGAGCTTGACGTAAAAATTAATAAGAAAGTTAATTTACATTTTAATATGGATAATATACTTATATTTGATGAAGGTACAGAAAAAAGAATATGGCCATAA
- a CDS encoding ABC transporter ATP-binding protein has protein sequence MPKVILKNLCKKYGDVNAVEDLNLEIKDKEFFALLGPSGCGKSSTLRMIAGLEEITKGDIYFDDIRVTDLPPAERNIALAFENYALYTHLNVYKNIAFPLKIRKIPSEEIDKRVKEIAKFMQLTDILNNNVRFLSGGQQQRVGVARALIRRPAVFLLDEPISHLEAKLKESMRTELLRIHNDLKVTTIYVTHDQAEAMSMAERICIMNFGKIQQVGTPKECYGNPVNEFVAGFIGEPPMNLLNASILTENNFLKLEVFSKKINFPEKYASVFKKYNSSLNGKKIVKLGIRPGDIRCFNTNKEDNTIEGEVNFIEPRSEGKFVINVKIGDFYLLVKTDGTFKPELNTKIYLKFIEDNIHLFDQNTGINLNRNVSV, from the coding sequence GTGCCAAAGGTAATATTAAAAAATTTATGTAAGAAATATGGAGATGTTAATGCGGTTGAAGATCTTAATCTTGAAATAAAAGACAAAGAGTTCTTTGCTTTATTAGGACCATCTGGTTGTGGCAAATCTTCCACTTTAAGAATGATTGCTGGTCTAGAAGAGATAACAAAGGGAGATATTTATTTCGATGATATTAGGGTAACCGATCTTCCTCCTGCCGAACGTAATATTGCACTAGCTTTTGAAAATTATGCTCTCTATACTCATTTAAATGTGTACAAAAATATTGCCTTTCCCTTAAAAATCAGAAAAATTCCTTCAGAAGAAATTGATAAGCGAGTCAAAGAGATTGCAAAATTCATGCAACTTACTGATATATTAAATAACAATGTTAGATTTTTAAGCGGTGGTCAACAACAAAGAGTAGGAGTAGCAAGAGCATTAATAAGGAGACCAGCGGTATTTCTCTTAGATGAACCAATATCTCATCTAGAAGCAAAATTGAAGGAATCTATGAGAACAGAATTATTACGTATACATAATGATTTAAAAGTTACAACAATTTATGTGACTCATGATCAGGCAGAAGCTATGAGCATGGCAGAGAGGATCTGTATAATGAATTTTGGGAAAATTCAACAAGTAGGAACACCAAAAGAGTGTTATGGTAATCCAGTAAACGAATTTGTAGCTGGGTTTATTGGCGAACCCCCTATGAATTTATTAAATGCCTCAATATTAACTGAAAATAATTTTTTAAAGTTAGAAGTATTTAGTAAAAAAATAAATTTTCCTGAAAAATATGCTTCAGTATTTAAAAAATATAACAGTAGTTTGAATGGGAAAAAGATTGTAAAGCTCGGTATTAGACCTGGGGATATTAGGTGTTTTAACACCAATAAAGAGGATAATACAATTGAAGGTGAAGTTAATTTTATAGAACCTAGGTCCGAAGGAAAGTTTGTTATTAATGTTAAAATAGGAGATTTTTACCTTCTAGTGAAAACCGATGGAACATTTAAGCCAGAGTTAAATACTAAGATATATTTAAAATTTATTGAAGATAATATTCATCTTTTTGATCAGAATACTGGAATAAATCTGAATAGAAATGTGAGTGTTTAA
- a CDS encoding carbohydrate ABC transporter permease has protein sequence MTTKKQKKNNKKNLKLINIIGTILVIIVALISVIPFLWIVMSAFKDRMDIMSPTISLFFKPTLANFKDAFGSSGGFSIYLRNSLIIGIANVILCLITGVPAAYSFSRYYILGAKHLYFYILTTRMCPGVAVALPLYIWFKNLNILGTIPGVILAHTTFNLALVIYLMKSLFDAIPKEIDRAALVDGYSEWQVFTKVILPIAKPAIASTAFLAFIYSWNEFLFALILGGRAARTLPSAFPGLVTALGTYWGQLCAVSAVVAIPVILMAVFLQRYLVQGLTLGAVKG, from the coding sequence ATGACTACTAAAAAGCAGAAAAAAAATAATAAAAAAAATCTTAAATTAATAAATATCATAGGAACTATATTAGTTATTATAGTAGCCTTGATAAGCGTTATACCATTTTTATGGATTGTCATGTCTGCTTTTAAAGATAGGATGGATATTATGAGTCCCACCATAAGTTTATTTTTTAAGCCCACACTAGCTAATTTCAAGGATGCTTTTGGTTCATCTGGAGGATTTTCAATCTATTTAAGGAATTCTTTAATTATTGGTATTGCTAATGTTATATTATGCTTAATTACAGGAGTTCCAGCTGCTTATTCCTTTTCTCGCTATTATATATTAGGAGCGAAACATCTGTATTTTTATATATTAACTACCAGAATGTGTCCAGGTGTTGCAGTAGCGCTACCTCTCTATATTTGGTTTAAAAACTTAAATATTTTGGGGACAATTCCTGGTGTTATTTTAGCTCACACAACATTTAACTTAGCTCTGGTAATTTATCTAATGAAGAGCTTATTTGATGCGATTCCTAAAGAAATTGATCGGGCAGCGTTAGTAGATGGTTATTCAGAATGGCAAGTCTTTACCAAGGTTATTTTGCCTATTGCTAAACCTGCAATAGCATCTACTGCATTTCTAGCTTTTATTTATTCCTGGAATGAATTTTTATTTGCCTTGATATTGGGAGGAAGGGCAGCAAGAACATTACCTTCAGCATTCCCAGGTCTGGTAACTGCCTTAGGAACTTACTGGGGGCAACTCTGCGCAGTTTCTGCTGTTGTTGCTATTCCAGTAATATTAATGGCTGTATTCTTACAACGTTATTTAGTACAGGGATTAACTTTAGGAGCAGTAAAAGGTTAA
- a CDS encoding sugar ABC transporter permease: protein MSDRYINDAQIGFGLRKASWKGYKWFWPTIILLILVSLIPWLIMGSYSFRNINYIDPSATGEYIGLDNYRTALHDSEFIDSIWLTAKIILICLPIEFLLGFLVSLCLSSQMTLKKWTLPIILIPMIISPIVVGLIGHLTLNPDFGLIGITLRNLGIIKGSILGNPKLAPFTIMAIDIWQYTPFIILIFTAGLLSLPKEPFEAAAVDGASSWQTLWNIKLPLLKPIFVIAILLRFTDLFKIFDTILIMTGGGPGSTTENSNFFAYKINFKYWNLGYGSAVVMLLYIVSFLVCLIFVKMVTSKNEAMQ, encoded by the coding sequence TTGAGTGATCGATATATAAATGACGCCCAAATAGGTTTTGGTCTTAGAAAAGCTTCATGGAAAGGATACAAATGGTTCTGGCCAACAATAATTTTATTGATATTGGTATCTTTAATACCCTGGTTAATAATGGGTAGCTATAGTTTTAGAAATATAAATTATATAGATCCTTCTGCTACCGGGGAATATATAGGTTTGGATAATTATAGAACAGCATTACATGATTCTGAGTTTATTGATAGTATTTGGTTGACTGCCAAAATAATATTAATCTGCCTACCAATTGAATTTTTGTTGGGATTTCTAGTATCTTTATGTCTATCATCACAGATGACACTTAAAAAGTGGACTTTACCAATTATACTTATTCCCATGATCATTTCTCCAATAGTTGTTGGGCTTATTGGACATTTAACTTTAAATCCTGATTTTGGTTTAATTGGAATTACTTTAAGAAATTTAGGTATTATAAAGGGTTCCATTCTAGGAAATCCTAAACTAGCCCCTTTTACTATTATGGCAATTGATATTTGGCAATATACCCCATTTATTATCTTGATTTTTACCGCTGGTTTATTATCTTTACCCAAAGAACCATTTGAGGCAGCTGCAGTTGATGGCGCATCTTCCTGGCAAACTCTTTGGAATATTAAATTACCATTATTGAAACCAATTTTTGTTATTGCCATACTCTTGAGGTTTACTGATTTATTTAAAATATTTGATACTATACTTATCATGACGGGAGGAGGACCTGGTAGTACAACAGAGAATTCAAATTTTTTTGCATATAAAATAAATTTTAAATATTGGAATTTAGGATATGGATCTGCTGTGGTCATGCTTTTATACATTGTAAGTTTTTTAGTATGTTTGATTTTTGTTAAAATGGTTACTTCTAAAAATGAAGCCATGCAATAG
- a CDS encoding CaiB/BaiF CoA-transferase family protein: MRKPLEGIRVIDLSHVLAMPTCTMQLADLGAEVIKIERPGIGDDSRYFGPFINGESAYFMSVNRNKKSVTLDLKQEEGKEIFKKLVKKADVITENYRANTMEKLNLDYEVLKKINPLVIYASICCFGHYSFDQQRAGYDTIAQSIGGIMSITGYPDGPPTRVGTSVADIFSGSFATIGILAALHHRNIIKEGQYIDISMVDSVFSVLENAVVRYTATGEIATRLGNGHASIAPYDAYETNDGWVVIGAGNDALWEKLCKAINMEELINNPLYITNDNRSKNSKQLNSLLTTWTKKKSSREIVELLTKAGVPSAEVNTIDKIVQDPNIKLRNMLVEMNHPKAGKVLVANSPIRLSKNDNNSINPAPMMGEHTEEVLKKILGMSEEEIKELRIKKVI; the protein is encoded by the coding sequence ATGAGGAAACCATTAGAAGGAATTAGAGTCATAGATTTAAGTCATGTATTAGCCATGCCTACCTGCACCATGCAGCTTGCTGATTTAGGAGCCGAAGTTATTAAGATTGAAAGACCAGGAATTGGAGATGATTCTCGCTATTTTGGTCCTTTTATTAATGGTGAAAGTGCCTATTTTATGAGTGTCAATCGTAATAAAAAAAGTGTCACTTTGGATTTGAAACAGGAAGAGGGTAAAGAAATATTTAAAAAACTAGTGAAAAAGGCTGATGTAATTACTGAAAATTATCGGGCTAATACAATGGAAAAGTTGAATTTGGATTATGAGGTATTAAAGAAAATAAATCCACTGGTTATTTATGCCTCAATCTGTTGTTTTGGGCATTATAGTTTTGATCAGCAAAGAGCTGGATATGATACCATAGCTCAATCTATTGGGGGTATTATGTCAATTACAGGTTATCCTGATGGGCCTCCAACTCGGGTAGGGACGTCTGTTGCAGATATCTTTTCGGGTTCCTTCGCTACCATTGGTATCTTAGCCGCACTACACCATAGGAATATTATAAAAGAAGGTCAATATATTGATATTAGCATGGTGGACTCAGTCTTCTCAGTATTAGAAAACGCAGTAGTCCGCTATACTGCTACTGGTGAAATAGCCACACGCCTTGGTAATGGACATGCTTCTATAGCTCCCTATGATGCCTATGAAACGAATGATGGATGGGTGGTAATTGGAGCAGGAAACGATGCTCTCTGGGAAAAGCTTTGTAAGGCTATTAATATGGAAGAATTAATCAATAATCCGCTTTATATCACTAATGATAACCGTAGTAAGAACTCCAAACAATTAAATTCCCTTTTAACAACTTGGACTAAGAAAAAATCTTCCAGAGAAATAGTGGAATTATTGACTAAAGCTGGAGTTCCATCTGCTGAAGTTAATACAATAGATAAAATTGTCCAGGATCCCAATATTAAATTGAGAAATATGTTAGTAGAGATGAACCATCCCAAAGCAGGAAAGGTATTGGTTGCAAACTCTCCTATTAGACTATCAAAAAATGATAATAATTCAATCAATCCTGCTCCGATGATGGGAGAACATACTGAAGAAGTGTTGAAAAAAATCTTGGGAATGTCTGAAGAGGAGATAAAAGAGCTGAGAATAAAGAAGGTAATTTGA